The Biomphalaria glabrata chromosome 7, xgBioGlab47.1, whole genome shotgun sequence region GGTAGTAAAAGTTATGATTACCAGAATGTATGAATCTacctccccccccttttccaataCACTCACACAGGCGTACCACATCCAGAGCCTCTAAGAGAATGGAACTCAAATCTCTAAGCTTCTGTTCTTTCGTGTTTTGCAACACGCGCTCACGACCCCCACCCTGGCGTTATTCTTACCGATATTAAATACCTAGATCGAATTAATtcgtacaaaaaaaaaccagtatTAAACTACCAACTAATGAGGATTGAATGAATCTAAACTTAATATAATGAGCATCGTGGCGGCGTTACACCTGCAATACAGTGCACACATGTACAactttaggggggggggggacttaagTTTATTATTACGGACAACTATGGTCCTTTTTTAATGGGAGAGGGGGGAATTGAGGTGTATGGCCTAATTAACCTGTGTAGTTTAATTGAATAGAGTTTtaaaacgctttttttttttttttccggtgCAAGTCTcggatgaaaacaaaaaaaaaatgcaggtgAAATGTCAGCCATTACTCACTGTTTTTCAGCTAGGGCATGGCGATCATTTAAAAGTTCAAAGGTTATAGCTGACGTCTCATAGCGTCCCTGAGAGAATAGCGAaactcttttttgttttccattaCTTACTTGTGgcaatatttcaatatttcccCCCACATGTGGTTGGTTGTGGGAGACACGGGGGTATTTGCAGTACTCAGCAAGTGTCGTGTAAAAAACTAATCAGATCACGATGTAAGCCACGGCCGAACCTACAgctgggggggagggggtgataTCGGAAATCGTTAACTAATTAGTCTTCCGCcattgtggggggggggggtagattcAGTACTGGTTCAATATCGCCGCCAAGAAGCAGACGATTTGAAAAGGACCGGGGGAGGAGGTCAACATTCTGACGAgaatggggggtgggggggctaCAAATGTTTTCCAAAATGATTTTACAATTAACGATAATGTAGTGGcgaaagttttttgtttttttttttgggggggggggggtagggctGAACTTCTTTCTCGTAAGATTAACGTAGGCTTCTAGTCACACTTAAACCTACgtgatggttttttttttttggactcgCACTAAGCACCAACAGCCATGAATTGGTTGAAAGCACACAAGACTTTCTGTCACCTAAACATAGATATCTGACCAACGGAGCAGATCTGAAAGCACACAAGACTTTCTGTCACCAAAACATAGATATCTGACCAACGGAGCAGATCTGAAAGCACACAAGACTTTCTGTCACCAAAACATAGATAGCTGTCCAACGGAGCAGATCTGAAAGCACACAAGACTTTCTGTCACCAAAACATAGATAGATGACCAACGGAGCAGATCTGAAAGCACACAAGACTTTCTGTCACCAAAACATAGATAGCTGTCCAACGGAGCAGATCTGAAAGCACACAAGACTTTCTGTCACCAAAACATAGATAGCTGACCAACGGAGCAGATCTGAAAGCACACAAGACTTTCTGTCACCAAAACATAGATAGCTGACCAACGGAGCAGATCTGAAAGCACACAAGACTTTCTGTCACCAAAACATAGATAGCTGACCAACGGAGCAGATCTGAAAGCACACAAGACTTTCTGTCACCAAAACATAGATAGCTGACCAACGGAGGAGATCTGAAAGCACACAAGACTTTCTGTCACCAAAACATAGATAGCTGACCAACGGAGCAGATCTGAAAGCACACAAGACTTTCTGTCACCAAAACATAGATAGCTGACCAACGGAGCAGATCTGAAAGCACACAAGACTTTCTGTCACCAAAACATAGATAGCTGACCAACGGAGCAGATCTGAAAGCACACAAGACTTTCTGTCACCAAAACATAGATAGCTGACCAACGGAGCAGATCTGAAAGCACACAAGACTTTCTGTCACCAAAACATAGATAGCTGTCCAACGGAGCAGATCTGAAAGCACACAAGACTTTCTGTCACCAAAACATAGATAGCTGACCAACGGAGCAGATCTGAAAGCACACAAGACTTTCTGTCACCAAAACATAGATAGCTGACCAACGGAGCAGATCTGAAAGCACACAAGACTTTCTGTCACCAAAACATAGATAGCTGTCCAACGGAGCAGATCTGAAAGCACACAAGACTTTCTGTCACCAAAACATAGATAGCTGACCAACGGAGCAGATCTGAAACAGCACAATGCCAACAACTCTTGACCCAATTACACAGGTTCAACAAACTATTCAATAAGCCATTGACCTCAACTAGATATTAATTTTGCGTTACAACTAGCCATTTGCCTTGCTATTCAACCAGCCACCCAATCTGCTATTCAACCAGCCACCCAATCTGCTATTCAACCAGccacctaatctgctattcaaccagccacctaatctgctattcaacCAGCCACCCAATCTGCTATTCAACCAGCCACCCAATCTGCTATTCAACCAGCCACCCAATCTGCTATTCAACCAGCCACCCAATCTGCTATTCAACCAGCCACCCAATCTGCTATTCAACCAGCCACCCAATCTGCTATTCAACCAGCCACCCAATCTGCTATTCAACCAGccacctaatctgctattcaacCAGCCACCCAATCTGCTATTCAACCAGccacctaatctgctattcaacCAGCCACCCAATCTGCTATTCAACCAGCCACCCAATCTGCTATTCAACCAGCCACCCAATCTGCTATTCAACCAGccacctaatctgctattcaacCAGCCACCCAATCTGCTATTCAACCAGCCACCCAATCTGCTATTCAACCAGCCACCCAATCTGCTATTCAACCAGCCACCCAATCTGCTATTCAACCAGCCACCCAATCTGCTATTCAACCAGCCACCCAATCTGCTATTCAACCAGCCACCCAATCTGCTATTCAACCAGCCACCCAATCTGCTATTCAACCAGccacctaatctgctattcaacCAGCCACCCAATCTGCTATTCAACCAGccacctaatctgctattcaacCAGCCACCCAATCTGCTATTCAACCAGCCACCCAATCTGCTATTCAACCAGCCACCCAATCTGCTATTCAACCAGccacctaatctgctattcaacCAGCCACCCAATCTGCTATTCAACCAGCCACCCAATCTGCTATTCAACCAGccacctaatctgctattcaacCAGCCACCCAATCTGCTATTCAACCAGCCACCCAATCTGCTATTCAACCAGCCACCCAATCTGCTATTCAACCAGCCACCCAATCTGCTATTCAACCAGCCACCCAATCTGCTATTCAACCAGccacctaatctgctattcaacCAGCCACCCAATCTGCTATTCAACCAGccacctaatctgctattcaaccagccacctaatctgctattcaaccagccacctaatctgctattcaaccagccacctaatctgctattcaacCAGCCACCCAATCTGCTATTCAACAAGCTTTTAAATTATCCTTTAATTAGCCATTAACCTGCTGTTCATCTagttattcaactattaaaaaaacaaaagtaaagtacctttttcagaccttgctattgACAGGTCAGATGACTTAAAGGAGATATATTTTT contains the following coding sequences:
- the LOC129927320 gene encoding RNA-binding protein 12B-like, producing the protein MPTTLDPITQPPNLLFNQPPNLLFNQPPNLLFNQPPNLLFNQPPNLLFNQPPNLLFNQPPNLLFNQPPNLLFNQPPNLLFNQPPNLLFNQPPNLLFNQPPNLLFNQPPNLLFNQPPNLLFNQPPNLLFNQPPNLLFNQPPNLLFNQPPNLLFNQPPNLLFNQPPNLLFNQPPNLLFNQPPNLLFNQPPNLLFNQPPNLLFNQPPNLLFNQPPNLLFNQPPNLLFNQPPNLLFNQPPNLLFNQPPNLLFNQPPNLLFNQPPNLLFNQPPNLLFNQPPNLLFNQPPNLLFNQPPNLLFNQPPNLLFNQPPNLLFNQPPNLLFNQPPNLLFNQPPNLLFNQPPNLLFNQPPNLLFNQPPNLH